The Syngnathus typhle isolate RoL2023-S1 ecotype Sweden linkage group LG11, RoL_Styp_1.0, whole genome shotgun sequence genome contains a region encoding:
- the fbxo42 gene encoding F-box only protein 42 isoform X2 gives MSQTTNHDDRCFVAMDTEDDGADPAGIIEALESKMGSYREEGNIDSCAKAGGRTMMELPEEVLEYILSFLSPYQEHKTAALVCKQWYRLIKGVAYQCYHGFMRAVQEGNIQWESRTYPYPGTPITQRFSHSACYYDSNQSMYVFGGCTQSSCNAAFNDLWRLDLNSKEWIRPLASGSYPSPKAGATLVMHKDLLVLFGGWTRPSPYPLHQPERFFDEIHTYSPSKNWWNCIVTTQGPPPMAGHSSSVIGNVMVVFGGSLGARQMSNEVWVLDLEQWSWSKPPIAGPCPHPRGGQSQIVIDDHTLLILGGCGGPNALLKDAWLLHIEAPAWRWQQLQVANEDHGAPELWCHPACRVGQCVVVFSQAPSGRAPLSPSLNSRPSPISAIPSPLGPEPPSLRSQSPVRSGAAGVVLGAVEEAPCVNGRWGTLRPRPSARGSARDGSPSSSQQPSPSQCPDSPPLAPHPPLLNGSSPSPRTSPAQAASPPLRTHPPASTDYSWEAAHHPEVPSTNGLHTPPTGSPRTPPGAVSPSALRRGLEAVENTSSLSLPSSLSSPSFQTQGASPGGIGGAVPPGTPPSSSSSPPQAAGADGHPIPPIARRLGHHPPQSLNVGKPLYQSVCINCKPMQMYVLDVSRAKTAGTVAWRVYGNGTPAAVTGPPETSLHTVVQGRGELIIFGGLMDKKQNVKYYPKTNALYFVRAKR, from the exons ATGTCCCAAACAACCAACCATGATGACAGATGCTTTGTTGCCATGGACACAGAGGACGACGGCGCCGACCCCGCTGGAATAATAGAGGCCCTCGAATCAAAGATGGGGTCCTATCGGGAAGAAGGGAACATAGATTCTTGTGCCAAAGCTGGAGGGAGAACCATGATGGAGCTGCCAGAAGAAGTCCTTGAATACATCCTGTCCTTCCTGTCGCCTTACCAGGAGCACAAAACAGCTGCACTTGTATGCAAGCAGTGGTATCGCCTCATCAAAG gtgTCGCTTATCAGTGTTATCATGGTTTCATGAGAGCTGTCCAGGAGGGAAACATTCAGTGGGAAAGTCGAACATACCCGTATCCAGGAACGCCAATCACTCAGCGCTTTTCACACA GTGCATGTTACTATGACTCCAACCAGTCCATGTATGTGTTCGGGGGCTGCACCCAGAGTAGCTGCAATGCTGCCTTTAATGATTTATGGAGACTGGACCTGAACAGCAAGGAATGGATTCGCCCGCTAGCTTCAG GCTCATATCCATCTCCAAAAGCTGGAGCAACTCTGGTGATGCATAAAGATCTATTAGTGCTGTTTGGAGGCTGGACTAGACCAAGTCCTTACCCGTTGCACCAACCTGAGAGATTTTTCGATGAAATCCACACCTACTCCCCTTCAAAGAATTG GTGGAACTGCATTGTGACAACACAAGGACCGCCGCCCATGGCCGGCCACTCTTCATCTGTTATTGGAAATGTCATGGTGGTGTTTGGAGGCTCATTAGGAGCACGGCAAAT GAGTAATGAGGTATGGGTTTTGGACCTGGAACAATGGTCCTGGTCCAAACCACCCATAGCTGGTCCGTGCCCACACCCACGAGGTGGCCAGTCACAG ATTGTGATTGATGATCACACGCTGCTTATCTTGGGAGGTTGTGGAGGCCCCAATGCT CTCCTCAAGGATGCCTGGCTGCTTCATATAGAAGCACCCGCGTGGAGGTGGCAGCAGCTGCAGGTGGCGAACGAGGACCACGGTGCCCCGGAGCTTTGGTGTCACCCAGCTTGCAGA GTGGGCCAGTGTGTGGTGGTCTTCTCACAGGCCCCTTCGGGCCGGGCACCACTCAGCCCAAGTCTTAACTCTCGGCCCTCCCCCATAAGTGCCATACCCTCCCCACTGGGCCCGGAACCGCCTTCTTTGCGCTCTCAGTCCCCTGTGCGGAGCGGGGCGGCCGGCGTCGTTCTGGGAGCTGTCGAAGAGGCTCCCTGCGTTAACGGCCGATGGGGCACGCTGAGGCCCCGACCCTCAGCCCGAGGAAGTGCCAGAGATGGCAGCCCATCCTCTTCCCAGCAGCCGTCTCCTTCACAATGTCCCGACAGCCCGCCTCTAGCTCCCCATCCGCCGTTATTGAATGGCTCCTCCCCGTCGCCGCGGACCAGTCCTGCTCAGGCTGCATCTCCGCCCCTTCGTACCCATCCGCCTGCTTCTACAGACTACAGCTGGGAGGCCGCACACCATCCCGAAGTGCCCAGCACTAACGGCCTGCACACACCTCCCACGGGTTCCCCGCGTACTCCACCGGGAGCCGTGTCCCCTTCTGCCTTACGACGAGGCCTGGAGGCAGTGGAAAATACATCTTCCTTATCTTTACCGTCTTCGTTATCGTCGCCTTCCTTTCAAACGCAGGGAGCTTCTCCTGGAGGAATTGGTGGAGCGGTTCCCCCCGGTACTCCCCCGTCATCCTCCTCCAGCCCCCCGCAGGCTGCCGGAGCAGACGGACACCCTATCCCGCCGATTGCCCGGCGCCTGGGCCATCATCCGCCCCAGAGTCTGAACGTAGGTAAACCTCTGTATCAGTCGGTCTGCATCAATTGCAAGCCAATGCAGATGTACGTGTTGGATGTGTCGCGCGCCAAAACCGCTGGCACCGTGGCTTGGAGAGTTTATGGAAACGGGACCCCTGCTGCAGTTACGGGGCCACCGGAGACCAGCCTGCACACTGTGGTGCAGGGCAGGGGGGAGCTTATTATTTTTGGAGGCCTCATGGACAAGAAACAGAATGTGAAGTACTACCCTAAGACAAACGCCTTGTACTTTGTCCGTGCAAAGAGGTAA
- the LOC133162341 gene encoding SUZ domain-containing protein 1-like: MEDEEVAESWEEAADSGEIERRLEAKLKINQQAKKPTSSSPVRTAIVIQDESLPAAPPPQIRILKRPSNNGTAGNPASSSRPSQQMKSLAQREAEYAEARRRILGSASSDETPQDNPGQERPVRMAAQQPEPVRPNNHAIRQPTGPDGTSGFRLGR; this comes from the exons ATGGAGGATGAAGAGGTTGCGGAGAGCTGGGAAGAAGCGGCAGACAGCGGG GAAATAGAGAGAAGACTTGAGGCAAAGTTGAAAATAAACCAGCAGGCAAA GAAGCCCACTTCAAGTTCACCTGTGAGAACTGCCATTGTAATCCAGGACGAATCTCTTCCTGCAGCGCCACCACCACAAATTAGAATTTTAAAGCGCCCGTCAAATAACGGTACTGCGGGAAATCCTGCATCATCGTCTCGGCCTTCCCAGCAGATGAAGTCTTTGGCACAGCGAGAAGCGGAGTACGCGGAGGCTCGTCGGAGGATTCTGGGTAGTGCTTCATCTGATGAGACACCTCAAGACAATCCAGGCCAAGAGAG GCCAGTACGTATGGCTGCACAGCAACCAGAACCAGTTCGTCCCAACAATCACGCGATCCGCCAGCCTACCGGGCCTGACGGTACCTCAGGCTTCCGACTCGGCAGATAA
- the necap2 gene encoding adaptin ear-binding coat-associated protein 2, protein MAEDNSYESMLCVKPEVHVYQIPPRASNRGYRAADWKLDEPAWTGRMKITAKGKLAYIKLEDKNTGELFAQAPVDQYPGSVVEAVTDSSRYFVIRIEDGNGRHAFIGLGFADRGDSFDFNVALQDHFKWVKQEGELAKMEATQSDAPKLDLSFKEGQTIKISIGNIKKKEPSGAKPRPAAGGLLPPPPGAKAGGVLPPPGSQHTVIPQQQNTDFGSPISETQPSADLWGDFTSAGSNSNKEDAAKSGWVQFS, encoded by the exons ATGGCAGAAGACAACAGTTATGAATCGATGCTTTGTGTGAAGCCCGAGGTCCACGTCTACCAGATTCCGCCACGGGCGTCCAACCGTGGATACCG TGCTGCCGATTGGAAACTGGATGAACCCGCATGGACTGGGAGAATGAAAATCACAGCAAAAGGAAAGCTGGCTTACATCAAGTTAGAGGACAAAAACacag GAGAGCTTTTTGCCCAAGCTCCAGTTGATCAGTATCCGGGCAGTGTAGTCGAAGCTGTCACAGACTCCAGCAGGTACTTTGTTATCCGGATAGAGGATGGAAACG GTCGTCATGCTTTCATCGGTCTGGGCTTTGCTGATCGGGGAGACTCCTTTGACTTCAACGTTGCATTGCAAGACCATTTTAA GTGGGTCAAGCAAGAAGGCGAGCTGGCCAAAATGGAAGCAACCCAGAGTGACGCCCCAAAGCTTGACCTCAGCTTCAAGGAGGGTCAGACCATCAAGATCAGTATCGGG AACATAAAGAAGAAGGAGCCATCTGGTGCTAAGCCGCGCCCCGCGGCTGGAGGTCTGCTCCCACCGCCACCTGGAGCCAAAGCTGGAGGCGTCCTCCCACCTCCTGGTAGCCAGCACACCGTCATACCTCAACAACAAAACACTG ACTTTGGGTCCCCTATCTCTGAAACCCAACCCAGCGCTGACTTATGGGGGGATTTCACATCTGCTGGCTCCAA CTCCAATAAAGAAGATGCTGCAAAATCAGGCTGGGTGCAGTTCAGCTGA
- the fbxo42 gene encoding F-box only protein 42 isoform X1 — MKGTLVNTAFERPQQSSTLPKKGVLQHFCYVVMTIMSQTTNHDDRCFVAMDTEDDGADPAGIIEALESKMGSYREEGNIDSCAKAGGRTMMELPEEVLEYILSFLSPYQEHKTAALVCKQWYRLIKGVAYQCYHGFMRAVQEGNIQWESRTYPYPGTPITQRFSHSACYYDSNQSMYVFGGCTQSSCNAAFNDLWRLDLNSKEWIRPLASGSYPSPKAGATLVMHKDLLVLFGGWTRPSPYPLHQPERFFDEIHTYSPSKNWWNCIVTTQGPPPMAGHSSSVIGNVMVVFGGSLGARQMSNEVWVLDLEQWSWSKPPIAGPCPHPRGGQSQIVIDDHTLLILGGCGGPNALLKDAWLLHIEAPAWRWQQLQVANEDHGAPELWCHPACRVGQCVVVFSQAPSGRAPLSPSLNSRPSPISAIPSPLGPEPPSLRSQSPVRSGAAGVVLGAVEEAPCVNGRWGTLRPRPSARGSARDGSPSSSQQPSPSQCPDSPPLAPHPPLLNGSSPSPRTSPAQAASPPLRTHPPASTDYSWEAAHHPEVPSTNGLHTPPTGSPRTPPGAVSPSALRRGLEAVENTSSLSLPSSLSSPSFQTQGASPGGIGGAVPPGTPPSSSSSPPQAAGADGHPIPPIARRLGHHPPQSLNVGKPLYQSVCINCKPMQMYVLDVSRAKTAGTVAWRVYGNGTPAAVTGPPETSLHTVVQGRGELIIFGGLMDKKQNVKYYPKTNALYFVRAKR, encoded by the exons ATGAAAGGCACTCTTGTAAATACTGCTTTTGAACGTCCCCAGCAGTCATCGACCCTCCCAAAAAAAGGAGTACTACAACATTTCTGTTATGTTGTGATG ACCATAATGTCCCAAACAACCAACCATGATGACAGATGCTTTGTTGCCATGGACACAGAGGACGACGGCGCCGACCCCGCTGGAATAATAGAGGCCCTCGAATCAAAGATGGGGTCCTATCGGGAAGAAGGGAACATAGATTCTTGTGCCAAAGCTGGAGGGAGAACCATGATGGAGCTGCCAGAAGAAGTCCTTGAATACATCCTGTCCTTCCTGTCGCCTTACCAGGAGCACAAAACAGCTGCACTTGTATGCAAGCAGTGGTATCGCCTCATCAAAG gtgTCGCTTATCAGTGTTATCATGGTTTCATGAGAGCTGTCCAGGAGGGAAACATTCAGTGGGAAAGTCGAACATACCCGTATCCAGGAACGCCAATCACTCAGCGCTTTTCACACA GTGCATGTTACTATGACTCCAACCAGTCCATGTATGTGTTCGGGGGCTGCACCCAGAGTAGCTGCAATGCTGCCTTTAATGATTTATGGAGACTGGACCTGAACAGCAAGGAATGGATTCGCCCGCTAGCTTCAG GCTCATATCCATCTCCAAAAGCTGGAGCAACTCTGGTGATGCATAAAGATCTATTAGTGCTGTTTGGAGGCTGGACTAGACCAAGTCCTTACCCGTTGCACCAACCTGAGAGATTTTTCGATGAAATCCACACCTACTCCCCTTCAAAGAATTG GTGGAACTGCATTGTGACAACACAAGGACCGCCGCCCATGGCCGGCCACTCTTCATCTGTTATTGGAAATGTCATGGTGGTGTTTGGAGGCTCATTAGGAGCACGGCAAAT GAGTAATGAGGTATGGGTTTTGGACCTGGAACAATGGTCCTGGTCCAAACCACCCATAGCTGGTCCGTGCCCACACCCACGAGGTGGCCAGTCACAG ATTGTGATTGATGATCACACGCTGCTTATCTTGGGAGGTTGTGGAGGCCCCAATGCT CTCCTCAAGGATGCCTGGCTGCTTCATATAGAAGCACCCGCGTGGAGGTGGCAGCAGCTGCAGGTGGCGAACGAGGACCACGGTGCCCCGGAGCTTTGGTGTCACCCAGCTTGCAGA GTGGGCCAGTGTGTGGTGGTCTTCTCACAGGCCCCTTCGGGCCGGGCACCACTCAGCCCAAGTCTTAACTCTCGGCCCTCCCCCATAAGTGCCATACCCTCCCCACTGGGCCCGGAACCGCCTTCTTTGCGCTCTCAGTCCCCTGTGCGGAGCGGGGCGGCCGGCGTCGTTCTGGGAGCTGTCGAAGAGGCTCCCTGCGTTAACGGCCGATGGGGCACGCTGAGGCCCCGACCCTCAGCCCGAGGAAGTGCCAGAGATGGCAGCCCATCCTCTTCCCAGCAGCCGTCTCCTTCACAATGTCCCGACAGCCCGCCTCTAGCTCCCCATCCGCCGTTATTGAATGGCTCCTCCCCGTCGCCGCGGACCAGTCCTGCTCAGGCTGCATCTCCGCCCCTTCGTACCCATCCGCCTGCTTCTACAGACTACAGCTGGGAGGCCGCACACCATCCCGAAGTGCCCAGCACTAACGGCCTGCACACACCTCCCACGGGTTCCCCGCGTACTCCACCGGGAGCCGTGTCCCCTTCTGCCTTACGACGAGGCCTGGAGGCAGTGGAAAATACATCTTCCTTATCTTTACCGTCTTCGTTATCGTCGCCTTCCTTTCAAACGCAGGGAGCTTCTCCTGGAGGAATTGGTGGAGCGGTTCCCCCCGGTACTCCCCCGTCATCCTCCTCCAGCCCCCCGCAGGCTGCCGGAGCAGACGGACACCCTATCCCGCCGATTGCCCGGCGCCTGGGCCATCATCCGCCCCAGAGTCTGAACGTAGGTAAACCTCTGTATCAGTCGGTCTGCATCAATTGCAAGCCAATGCAGATGTACGTGTTGGATGTGTCGCGCGCCAAAACCGCTGGCACCGTGGCTTGGAGAGTTTATGGAAACGGGACCCCTGCTGCAGTTACGGGGCCACCGGAGACCAGCCTGCACACTGTGGTGCAGGGCAGGGGGGAGCTTATTATTTTTGGAGGCCTCATGGACAAGAAACAGAATGTGAAGTACTACCCTAAGACAAACGCCTTGTACTTTGTCCGTGCAAAGAGGTAA